The following is a genomic window from Niabella soli DSM 19437.
CATTTTTTTGTACCTGCTGCAACTCGGATTTGACCTTTAAAACGCTCATCAGGTCTTCATTGCCATTGATCAGCTCATTGGTGCTTCTGTTAGAATTAAATTGCAGGAAGACAATTGCAGCAATTGCCGTTATAAAACTAGCTACAAGAATATAACGAAAGGACGACTTCATGAAGCGGAATTACCCTCAAACCTACATAAAATTTTTTATCCGGACTTTGCAGGCGCTCCAAAAAAAGAGGAAGAACAGATCAGTAATCATCCCGGCGGTTGGCAGTGATGCTCCAAAATAATTTTACAAACAATATAATATCCCCTACGATCAGCAAGCAGAACAATAAAACGACGAACCAGTTTTTTATAACATATAACTCGTAAAGCAGACCATAGATAAACGCGATCAGCATTACCGCAGTAATTACCATCAATATAATGCTTCTGCTGTTCACCTGGTATTTCACATTCATCTATGAAAATACCTTTGTTAACCCCGTAATATCCTTAAAAATCGCCGAATCGGCAATAAAGATCGATGGAAAACACCCCCGTTTCAAAGGATATTTAATCGTTTATTAAGACTGTTACGGTACCCGTCTGCCACTGGAACCGCCTTATTATGCAGGATAAGCGCTCCCTGTTCGATGCTGTCAATTTTATCAACCGCAACGATATAAGAACGATGCACTCTTATAAATTTATTCGCCGGCAGGCGCTCCTCTACGCTCTTAAGCGGGCTGTGGACCGCGTAAAATTTTTTAGCAGTATGCAGTTTCACATAATCACCCATGGCTTCCGCAAAAAGGATCTCGTTGAAGTGGAGCCGCTTCACCACATTTGAATCCCGTATAAAAATAAATTCATCATTGTTCACACTTACATCGGCATCATTGCTTTCTATAATTTCCCGGGCGCGGTCGATAGCCTGTATAAACCGCGCCGGTTGAACAGGTTTGGTAATATAATCGGCCACATTCAGTTCAAAAGCCTCGAAGGCATAATCCTTTTTTGCAGAAATAAATATGATCACCGGCTTATCCGTTCCCAGATTCCGGGTCAGTTCCAACCCGGTTATACCGTCCATTTCAACATCCAGTAATAACAGATCGACCGGGTTTTCCTTCAGCAGGTTATGCGCTTCCATGGCGCTTGCCGCTTCTCCAACCATTTTCAGGTCATGAATCTGGCCGGCCAATTGTTTCAATGTAGTTCTCGCAAGCTTGTTATCATCCACAATAAGACATCTGATCATAGATTTTTGTTTGATACGAATGCTATCAAAAATAGTGGATATTCCCCGCATCCCTTCCATTCCTTGTTTTTTAGTAAAAAATAAATAAATTGTAGGAGCACTAAAGCCCTTCGCCATGAAGAATATAAGAAAGAGCATCGTATGGGTCGTCTGCCTGGGTGTATGTACATTCACAGGGAATGCACAATTCATACCCCGGCAATCGTTACTTGCGTTATCCAAAGCCAACCACATGCTTGCCATTGTAGACGCCGCAACCTTACAAGTAACCGCCACGGTTCCTGTTGGTGAAGATCCGCATGAAGTTATTGCGTCGTCTGACGGGAAGACCGCGTACGTTTCGATCTATGGTGGGGGCAGCCTGCATACGATAAATGTCATTGATCTTGCAACGCAAAAACATTTAAAAGATATCGACACCCGGCCCTTGCTGGGTCCTCATGGCCTGGCATTTGTCAACAATAAATTATGGTTTACCGTTGAAGGATCAAAGACGATCGGCTCTTATAACCCTTCCACGGATTCAATCGACTGGTGTATGGGCACCGGGCAGGACCGCACCCACATGATCTATGTAACAAACGATGCGAAAAAGATCTACACTACGAACGTGGCATCTGGTACCGTAAGCATCCTGCAGGAGACGCCGCCAAAAATGGAACGCATGCCGCCACCGTCCGGCAATGTCCCCCAAGGAAAAATGCCATCGCCCCCTGCCGGCAGAATACAGGTACGGCATAATTGGGAGCAGTCCGTTATTGCCGTTGCCAATGGTTCAGAAGGGTTCGATGTATCGCCCGATAGCAACGAATTATGGACCGCCTCTGCTGAAAACGGGAGGATTTATATTATTGACCTTCCTGCAAAAAAATTGATACAAACAATAGATGCAAAAGTGCAGGGCGCCAACCGTTTAAAATTTACACCGGATGGCAAAATGGTTTTTATCACCAGTTTGCGATCGGGCAATCTTACAGTATATGATGCAAAAGCCCGGAAACTTTTAAAACAAATAAACATTGGTAATGGCGCAGCGGGAATTATGATGCAGCCCGACGGTACGCGTGCCTTTGTGGCCTGCACCCCCGATCATTACATTGCCGTCATTGATTTGAAAACATTAACCCTTGTCGACAAGATCGACGTAGGTGGTGCGCCAGACGGGCTGGCCTGGGCGCAATAGCACTTATATCTATCCAGGCGGCGTAGCCGTTTCTCGTATTAATCTATATATGCTCGTTTCCGATCAGTGAAAAAAAGAATTTCCTATTGTTGTAATTACTCTGTTCTAATCGTTAACATTTGTGTTAGCAGGCGCTGGTTCTATTGCAATTCCACTTTGAAGCTTTTAACTAAATTGCATGAAAATCTGTAAATGGATAAAAACACGCCCTTTGTTAGTCTGAAAAAACACGCTGCATGAACCGAAATATAAGAAGAATTATTTTGCTTATAATCCTGTCAGGTTTATTCCTGTCTGTAAACACTTTTGTTGAGTGGCTGTATCATCTCAGGTTTATACACCGTGTTTTACCGCATTACCCCGAAGCCCAATTTAAAGACTACTATGAGGGCGAATACAATGTAGGTTTTGACAGGGCTTTTGTGAATTTCGGGCTTGCCCTGTTAAGTCTTATCCTGATAGGCATCTTACGAACGCAGGAAAATTTCGAAAAATGGAAAAGGCAATGTAAAGTCATTCCAAAATATTTACTGGTACGCACTTTTTACAGCCGCTTGCTTTTATACATTTTTTTAATGGTGCCTGTTATTGTATTCATCGTTGTCATCGGTGATGCCATTGATTCGTCGAATGATATTATCATGTATGGGATGATGTTTTTTCTGATTAATTCGATGGCACTTTTTCCTTATCTGGCGCTGAAGGATCTTGCTGCTGTTTTTAAATTCAAAGACGTGATTCTTTTTAATGTGGGGATGGCCGTTGTGTTATTTATCTGTATAAAACTGGGGGTAAAATCCTATGCGGCTGCGGCAATTGCAGGGCCAGTTGCCGGGCTTCCGTTTGTTCGAAAAATGCACACGAATTTTGATCAACTGGCTGAGTTTTTCGATATGAAAAATAAGAATCTTTCCGAGGCTATGAGTTCCGAGCCCTTCGAGTTGTATCAGCAATCTTCCTCAACCAGTATGCCGCATACTGTTTCTGATATACCGGATGAACTGGTATACCTGGTTCCCGAAAGAAGAAGCAGGCAATTGTTGATGCCTGTGGGCGCGGCGTTGGCCATTTTTTCATTCTTTCTTTACCAATACCTTTCTTCCGGAACTATAAAATTCGGGGTGGAACTGCTTTTCGCCGGACTTCCGTGGGCATTGCTTTTATACTGCTTTATCAAAATTATCATCAACCGAAACAAAACCACGTTGCTAAGGGCAAATGATAAAGAAATTACTGTTATAAAGATCGATTATCGGGCATTCAATTTATTGAAAGTGGCATTCAGGCTTTACATAAACCCTGCATATAAAACTTTCGGTTATGCTGATATTGAAAAAATATCCGTCGTTGATAATAGGGTGACCGGCCCAGTTGTAACGTTTCATATGAATCAGCAAACAGAATGGGGCCTCTTATTTTATTATGACGACAATATTACGCCCGGGGTCTTATGCGAGCAACTTAACCTAAAACGGAGCGCTTATTTCAGAAAAAAGATAAACTTTTGGGAATAAAAAATCTTTTTATCCGCCAGGTCTGGTAATTCCCAGTGGCTCTGGATACGTATTTTTTGGAAGTCATTCCTCCTTCAAAGCCCGAACATCATAAGTAAAGTTCGCCCAATCTGGAAGTTGCCAGTTATAGATCATGTAATTGCCTCAGAATTCCATATTCACTTTTCAAGATCAACCGGTGAAAAAAAAATGTTGGTAATAAGCCTCCGATCTATTAAATTTGCGCTCCGTTTGGGGGATTAGCTCAGTTGGCTAGAGCGCTTGCATGGCATGCAAGAGGTCGTCGGTTCGACTCCGATATCCTCCACTTTTTAAAAGTGCTTACCAATTGCTAACCTGTTTACCGTGCTTTTTTTTTCACAGCCATCACAGATTCTTTTTTTGAGCCCTTATTTTTCGGATAGGGAACATCTGCCGCCTTGAAATTGACATCACGAAGCTTGTCTGCAAAATGGTGCATCGATGCGGTTATATTATCAGAGGCCTTTAAAGCTATCAGATAAGTAGAGAGTTTTTTAATCAAAACAGGGGCAACCAGGCGGGGCAACCAGCCGGCTTTCCGCAGGATACCTTTCTTTACAATAAGATTGGTCAATTGCTCTACTCCCAGCCCCAATAGCGGAAACTCGCTATCCGCAGTAAAAATGCTTCGCGTCGTTTTTGCTACCTTAACAATAGGGCTCAATTCATCTTTAATAGCAGCGAAAGAATGACCGAGGTTTTCTTTGCGCTGCTTTAAACTTGCTTTTAACCGCTCTTTTTCAGCCTCCAGGTCTGCAAGCGATCGTATTATTGGTTTAGTCATACAAATTTTTAATGATCACATTACGAATAAGCGGCACAATCACTTTCTTTTTAAGGGCTAAAATAAGAACGAGCACTAATAGCAAAAACCCGGCAACGATCAAAAACCCCCACATAGGATGCCCCAATGCATTTCCGATCCACCAACTGACCCCAAAACCGATAAACAGAAAACTGAAAAAGGCAAGCAAGGTCACCAGGCCAATCACCAGTAACGCTGCGCCCAGTTTACTTCCTTTTTGTACCAACTGGATCACGGAAAGCCGGTAATAACTCTGTGCAATTTCCTCAATATTTTCCGCAACATTTTCTATCTTATCTTTTAGCTCAAACATAAACTGAAGTTTTAACGGTATTCAATAAAAAAGTTGTCTAAAAAGTAAATTGTATTTTTAGCAAAATGCAAGTGCCAAACAGAACAACAAACTTATCAGACAACCGATCGGGAAGAGGCGCTCCTCCTTATTACCTTACTTTATTTGCATAGTCATCCGCCAGGTCACTATAGGCATCCTCTGCGTCCCCTTTTAACTTGCTATAACTTTTTTTTGCTTTTTTCATGGCTTTGTGAGACAGGTCAGATAAATTTTCTTTACCTGAGGCGATAAGACTTCCTAAAGAATCGGCCCAATCGTTGGCAGTGCTTTTCATTTTTTTGCGGGTTTTCTTTCCTTCATCGGTGTAAAATAATAAACCGATAGCAATTCCCGCCAAAGCGGCGCCGGCAATTCCAATAATGTATTTATCCCTATTTTTCATAATCTTTTATTTAGGTTATATAATAGAATTATGTATATCGCATTAAAAACCGTACCAAAACAGGCTTTGCTCCTATTTTTCACAATAATACTAAATAACGGCAGCGGGCTAGTCTCCCAGGTGCTCCACCTCTTTATTCAACCATCTTTTTACCGCTGCTGTTGTTACCGATTTCGGGCGTTCCAACGGCATTCCCAGCGCCCGGTCCCAACAAAGGCTGGACAATACTCCCAACGAACGGCTTACCGCAAAAAGAACGGTATAATATTCGTATTCCTTCATTCCATAATGCACCAGCAGCGCCCCGCTATGCGCATCCACATTGGGCCAGGGGTTCTTCACCTTACCCAATCCCTGTAATATAGGGGGAACGGTTTCATAGATCCGCCATACGGTATTAACCAGCGGGTCGTTGGGCATGTGCTTTTTACCAAATTCCATCTGGGCGGTGAACCGGGGGTCCGTCTGGCGCAATACAGCATGGCCGTAACCGGGCACCACCTTTCCTTCGCTCAACGTTTTCTTTACATATTCCGCGATCTGCTCACTTGTAGGGGCATCGGTCTTTAACTCTTTTTGCATTTCAAAGATCCATTTGATCACCTCCTGGTTGGCCAGGCCATGCAAGGGGCCTGCCAGGCCATTCATCCCTGCGGCATAGCTCAGGTAAGGATCGCTCAGCGCAGAACCTACCAGGTGGGTGGCATGCGCCGACACATTCCCGCCTTCATGATCCGAATGGATCACCATATATAAACGCATCAACTCTTTAAACTCTTCATTGTCGTAACCCAGCATATGTGCAAAGTTGGCGGCCCAGTCAAGCATTCCATCCGGCTGCACTATTTTGCTTCCTTTATATTTACGGCGGTACACGAACGCGGCTATATGGGGCAGCCGGGCAATAAGATTCAACGTATCTTCTAAAGTGGCTTCCCAATAGTCTTTTTTATTAAATCCATCCGCATAGCGCTTGGCAAATACGCTTTCATTTTGCAAGGCCATCACCCCAACTACAAACTGCGTCATGGGATGGGTTTCCTCCGGCAGGGCCTCCATCGCATCAAACACGTAGGCCGGAACATGACTGCGGCGCTGCAACATGGCGCTCAGGTTTTCCACATCCTTGTCTGTGGGAATTTCACCGATCAGCATCAGATAAAACAGGGCCTCGGGCAGCGGCTCATTGCCCCCTTTAGCTTTGGGCAATTGTGCCCGCAGTTCCGGAATCGTGCGTCTTTTAAAACGAATGCCGTCCTGGGCGTCCAGCAATGAAGTCTCCGTGACCAATGCCGTCATCCCCCTCATCCCCTGGTAGATCTGCGCCAGCGTCGTTTCCCCAATTACAGTGTTTCCATGCTCCTGAAGCATGATCTTGATCTCCCCACCAAGCTTATCTGCCTGCTCTTTAAACTTCAGTTTAAATTGTTCCATATGTCTGTTGTATC
Proteins encoded in this region:
- a CDS encoding LytR/AlgR family response regulator transcription factor translates to MIRCLIVDDNKLARTTLKQLAGQIHDLKMVGEAASAMEAHNLLKENPVDLLLLDVEMDGITGLELTRNLGTDKPVIIFISAKKDYAFEAFELNVADYITKPVQPARFIQAIDRAREIIESNDADVSVNNDEFIFIRDSNVVKRLHFNEILFAEAMGDYVKLHTAKKFYAVHSPLKSVEERLPANKFIRVHRSYIVAVDKIDSIEQGALILHNKAVPVADGYRNSLNKRLNIL
- a CDS encoding YncE family protein encodes the protein MKNIRKSIVWVVCLGVCTFTGNAQFIPRQSLLALSKANHMLAIVDAATLQVTATVPVGEDPHEVIASSDGKTAYVSIYGGGSLHTINVIDLATQKHLKDIDTRPLLGPHGLAFVNNKLWFTVEGSKTIGSYNPSTDSIDWCMGTGQDRTHMIYVTNDAKKIYTTNVASGTVSILQETPPKMERMPPPSGNVPQGKMPSPPAGRIQVRHNWEQSVIAVANGSEGFDVSPDSNELWTASAENGRIYIIDLPAKKLIQTIDAKVQGANRLKFTPDGKMVFITSLRSGNLTVYDAKARKLLKQINIGNGAAGIMMQPDGTRAFVACTPDHYIAVIDLKTLTLVDKIDVGGAPDGLAWAQ
- a CDS encoding phage holin family protein, which gives rise to MFELKDKIENVAENIEEIAQSYYRLSVIQLVQKGSKLGAALLVIGLVTLLAFFSFLFIGFGVSWWIGNALGHPMWGFLIVAGFLLLVLVLILALKKKVIVPLIRNVIIKNLYD
- a CDS encoding YtxH domain-containing protein, whose amino-acid sequence is MKNRDKYIIGIAGAALAGIAIGLLFYTDEGKKTRKKMKSTANDWADSLGSLIASGKENLSDLSHKAMKKAKKSYSKLKGDAEDAYSDLADDYANKVR
- a CDS encoding citrate (Si)-synthase, eukaryotic encodes the protein MEQFKLKFKEQADKLGGEIKIMLQEHGNTVIGETTLAQIYQGMRGMTALVTETSLLDAQDGIRFKRRTIPELRAQLPKAKGGNEPLPEALFYLMLIGEIPTDKDVENLSAMLQRRSHVPAYVFDAMEALPEETHPMTQFVVGVMALQNESVFAKRYADGFNKKDYWEATLEDTLNLIARLPHIAAFVYRRKYKGSKIVQPDGMLDWAANFAHMLGYDNEEFKELMRLYMVIHSDHEGGNVSAHATHLVGSALSDPYLSYAAGMNGLAGPLHGLANQEVIKWIFEMQKELKTDAPTSEQIAEYVKKTLSEGKVVPGYGHAVLRQTDPRFTAQMEFGKKHMPNDPLVNTVWRIYETVPPILQGLGKVKNPWPNVDAHSGALLVHYGMKEYEYYTVLFAVSRSLGVLSSLCWDRALGMPLERPKSVTTAAVKRWLNKEVEHLGD